ACTTTCTCCATTCGTGGCAGCCTATGCTCTTGCCTCTTGTAGTTTTCAGCTCCTAGAGAGCCTTCCCCAAATGTGCTCCTTCGCCATCTCTCCCTCTGCTTTAGAACCATCTTCTGTCTATTCCCCCTCGTATGTTTAAGTGGTCAGGAGTTTGATCTCCTGTCAGACTTCCTGAGTTTGAAATCCAGTTCttccacttactagttgtgtaaccttgggcaaatttaTTCAACCTCTCTATTTCAGtcttctcatttgtgaaatgggaataattccAACTTCATGGGGTGCCTGTGAGAATTAATATAGGTAAAATACCAGAGCTTAGTGCCTGGCATACACATAAGCACTCAGTATTGGCTCTTATCTCTTGTATGAATGAACTACAATTAACTTGATTGTAATAttgttgttttcctatttcttggCTTTATTGCTCTATTTCATTTGATATTGAAGGTTGAGAGGTAAATGCTTACCATCACCTAGAATTGGGATCTGGTTTTTAATGAAACCTGAGGCTTAGCTGGGTTATTAGCATTGGAAGCTGGCCTGTAAATTACTgctctaatttatatttttcattaaaagctCAGCTTGCCACTTCTTCTATAGAGGTCTTCTCTGGCCCTGAAACCCTTGtgtttagccataaaaaaaaatttttttttaattaaggggTCATAATTCTCTCCACTCACATTGTGTGGATTAATGGGATCAATGATGGGAAGGTGCACAGAATATCATATTcttatctttaacaaaataaaagcaaaggctTGGCCCTATTTCTCATCTTTGAGACACAAATCAGGGAGATAGTGTGATGAAGTGCAGTGTATTTATGTAGAACTTTACAAAGAAACATTGATTTTGGTGTCAGGAAATGGTCCTAGGCCCTTCGAGGCTACCAAAATTCTATGACCTCTAACTAACCCTCGGCACATTTGCTTTGTGCCTTGCAATGTTGAGCATTAGATAAGCAAAGCACTTAGCATGATACCTGGTACCCAGAATCGCCCAAATCATGGTAGGTGTTATGTAGTAGCTGAAAATCTAGCCCATTAGGATGATGAAAATGGGTACGTGCATCAGTGAGAGAGGGCATCCAAAGAAGGGCGTGGGAATACAGTCGCGAGCAGCAAAGACTACATCTCCCACCGGGCTTTGCGGCGGTGCAGGCCCGCCTCGCTCGGTCGGCCCCGGTGCAACCTCGCGACTTTCCGCGGAGGCCCCGGATGTAGACGGCCCCCGCGGCTCAGTGCGCGTGGCCTCACGGTGGCGCTGAGACCTGGGGCGCTCTTATTGGTTGTGCGCCTTCCCGCTTGATTGGATGTGAAGGATGGGGCTGTGGCCAAGGCTCGCGGCGCTCTGGCGACACCCAATCAGAAACGTGGCCGGGCTTTGGCGGGAGGCGGGAAAGCTGCTGCTGTGTAGATTTGGCGCGAGAGCGTCTGGGCTTTCCGGCTGCAGGTGTGGGGTTTGTCTAGGAGCCCGTCGTGGATAATCTCTGAAGTTTGCTGCAGGAGACGTGAGAAAGCCGGCACTGAGGTGACGCAGCCCTGTGAGATGGAAAGGAGAGGAGGCCCGGGTCCTGGGGGGCGGCGGAGTTGGGTGAGGGCCTGGGGCGAGGACCGCGGGTTCGTGAGAGGAGGAGAGCTCAGATCGCGGGAGGGTGAGGAGGTCGGGGTAGGGAAGGGAGATGTGCGCCCTCGGGGCAGGAGGGAGATGTTCCCCGAACATCTGGGGGTATGTGGGGCCTGTAAATGTGGGAGGCTGCTGGGCTAAGCTGGTGATAATGATCTACCCCAAGCCTGGAGCCAGGGGATTAGAAGTGCTATAGACGTCAATTGAGATCAATTTCTTATTGTGCGGCTCGAGTGGTTAAAAAtttggactctggagccagaatgcCTGGTCTTATATCCTGTTTTGTTGTGACTTTGGGCCTCTCTGCTTCTCAGTTTTTTTATCAGTAAGATAAGGATAACAGTACCTACATCTAAGGTGGCTGTAAGATTGAAATGAGTTCATACCTAAAATCCTTATGACAGCCTTTTACACGTAGTAGGTAGACAAGGTGTTCGCTATCGTTGCATAGATTTGGATATGAAGCACAATTAAATGCTAAAATATTGTTACAACATAATCTACTTATGAAATGAATGCTGATCATCTGTATAAGTTACATCGGTACAAGttgttttttcttcacttttacgTATTGACTGGCTGTCCTGTTCTTTTTTGTACCCAGCTGTGTTGCCATCATGCCTCAAACCCGCTCCCAGTCACAGGCTACaatcagttttccaaagaagaaactgTCTCAGACATTGGACAAAGCTAAAAACTCCAGTGACACCAAACCAGAATCGACAAATGTCCAGGCCATACCCCGTTCTCCTTGTGCAAAAATTCTGCCTCTTAGCCCCAGAAAACGTCTGGGTAAGCTATCCATTATTTGAGTACAGCTTTTTGACTGGTAGCTCTCAACCTCTCTTTCTCAATAATGAGATGCCTTTGAAACAGCTTTCTAAGTTCAGTTAAGACCACTCTAGTCCCTTTTGGTTATTTTCTGGATGATTGCTAAGTGCTTACTGAACTTCAGAGTTAAGCTACTTATTGAACTGCTTAATAGGTCTGATCTTCAGTTCCTTAATACTGAACTTGGTTCTGTCTGTGTTTTAAATGACCTTGCAGTTAGTTATACAGTATTTTGGAAATTTGCCTTGATAGTTGTGAAATTAGGAGAAACAGGTGACAATTCTTTTTTACAGTGGTTGGtgatcctttttttgtttgttttgttttaaattttgttttattttttttttcctttcttggttttttttgtttttttgttttaagctctttattggaattccTTTCTTGTTTTAGATCATCTGTTTTTAATGAAGGGTGATTTGGCAggatctggagacatttttcgtTGTCATAACTGAGGGGTGCTACTGATATAGTGGATAAAGGCTGGGAATGCTGCTGAATAgtctacagtgcacaggacagtcccccaCAATGAAGAATTATTTGGTCCAAGATATCAGTGGTGCCAAATTTGGGAAACCCTGTTTTAGAGCAATCCTAGAATTTCATCCCACTAAAACCGCTACCAAATAGTGAGACTCGGTGATGCCATCTGGTGGCCAGTATTTGCTTCTGGATGAGAGGCATTTTATTTTGGTGGTTCTGATGGTGGTAGAAATTCACCCCCCTTTTTGTGGGGGATGCAGAGATCTCTCCAAGTCCTTTTGCTATCTACTGCTGTGAATGACCAGGGTTTGATTTTAATGTTTCAGGTGATGACAACCGGTGTAACACTCCCCGTTTACCTCCCTGTTCTCCACCAAAGCAAAGCAAGAAAGAGAATGGTCCTCCTCGCTCACATACATCTAAGGGGCGCAGATTGATATTTGACAATCAGCTGACAGCTAAGTCTCCTAGCAAAAGAGAACAAGCCAGAGTTCAGCAAAACAAAATACGTCCCTCCATTCCAAAAGGTCAAGACATCACAACAAGTTCTGAGCAGAGATGTCCACCGGAGAAAGAATCTGCTTGTCTGAGACTGTTCAAGCAAGAAGGTTGGTTCTTAGGTGGCAGCTGTTAGTGCAGCCTCGTAAACAAGGCTGGTGATTCCAGGTGAAGCCCGGTGGGTCTTCTCAGTCACCTCTGTTGTGTCTAATTGTCCTTTCATGTCTGGCACAGGCACTTGCTACCAGCAAGCAAAGCAGGTCCTGACTACAGCTGTCCCAGATCAGCTGCCTGCCAGGGAAGAGGAGATGGATGTCATCAGGAATTTCCTGAGGGAGCACATCTGTGGGAAAAAAGCTGGAAGTCTTTATCTTTCTGGTGCTCCTGGAACTGGAAAAACTGCCTGCTTAAGCCGAATTCTGCAAGACCTCAAGGTACACTGAGAGTGAATTACGATGCTCTTGCCAAAATGACACTTGGTTATTAAGAGTTAAGAAAAAGTAGATGTGGTTAGGGGATTGCAGTTTTCCccaaaataagacatttttaatttcactgtCTAAATCATTCCAAATGAAAGTGGAGCTTACTCTCTTGTATGCTGTTAACTTCTCAAAGACATTTCAGGTTCCATCAAACCTTTATCTGAGGCCAAAATAACTCAcatgtttgcatttttctagAAGGAACTGAAAGGCTTTAAAACTATCGTGCTGAATTGCATGTCCTTGAGGAGCGCCCAGGCTGTATTCCCAGCCATCGCTCAGGAGATTTGTCAGGAAGAAGTATCCAGGCCAGCTGGGAAGGACATAATGAGGAAACTGGAAAACCATATGACTGCAGAGAAGGGCCCCATGATGTAAGCATTGCTCTGCTGCATGTTGCTCTGTGAAAATCTGCAAGATCTGTTGCCCACAAATGCATATTCTCGTCTCTTGAATTTATCAGTTTgctcagaaaaagaacatttgctGTATTTTCTGAGGGGTAGTTACATAAGcttaaagggaaagaagaaaagaaaaaaaaactaattttaaattggggggaaatgtttttaaactcATTGCTTGAAAAACCTGTTTTTGGTGATGATGGGGGTATCATCACAACAGTGACTGGAGATGGGACAGATTACCATCTGCAAACCGGTCTCAGCTATAGGAATGTGCCCTAGAGTCAGCCCAGATCAAACAGATTGCCGAGTTAAGAAGGTGAACATGGATCCTAATTGTTGCTCTTTCTTTGTAGTGTGTTGGTGTTGGACGAGATGGACCAGCTGGACAGCAGAGGGCAGGATGTATTGTACACACTGTTTGAATGGCCATGGCTAAGCGGTTCTCGGTTGGTGCTAATTGGTTAGTGCTCTGTTGTTAATGTTACATGGTGGTTCTAaagacttctcttttttcatctcttCAGTTTATCACctgttttgttctgtgttttggctgtgccacgtggcttgcgggatcttacttccctgaccagggattgaacccgagccctgGTAGTGAcacgccaagtcctaaccactgggccgccagggaattcccttatcgCCTATTATTTGATCTTACACCAGCTTTCTGCTTATCAAAATAAGAAaggtattataaaataataggaaACCTTAATCTAAGTCAAGACAACTTTGTTAACTCTGAATAGAAATGACATAATACTGCATTTCAGAGACAATCGATTTGGGGAGGATCTGTTGCTGCTTATCAGTGAACAATTCTAAACCTAACTTGAAAAGAGCATTCTTCAATGATTCTATACATCTTACCTAATGGGTATtgtgggtggggttgggggcaaGTGGGAAGCAACAATTGGAATGCTGGgttataactggaaattttattcagttttttgtttgtgggatttttttttttttaatatttatttatttggctgcaccaggtcttagttgcggcatgcaggctcttagttgcggcatgcaggctcttagttgtggtatgcaggatctagttccctgaccagggatcgaacctgggccccctgcattgggagctcagagtcttaacaaatggaccaccagggaagtcccttattcaAGGTTCAGAGGGTTTAGTTTTCCTTTTACAGTGATTTGACCAGTGATGATTAGTGTTATTTATCTTCTCCTCAGGTATTGCTAATACCCTGGATCTCACAGATAGAATCCTGCCAAGGCTTCAAGCTAGAGAGAAATgtaagccacagctgctgaactTCCCACCTTATACCAAAACTCAGATAGCCACTATCTTGCAGGACCGACTTAATCAGGTGAGTGCCAAGCTGAGTGTTCCTTCTATAACCTGCGAAAATGGCTCACAAATACTTTGATTGCATTACTAACAGGGAGTTCCTATAGGCCAGTGTAagaacatttttatatgaatttctaCTCTTGGCTCCATTTATTTGATGCCTTAGTGTTGGAATAAAAATGAGAGGAGTCACCCAAATGCTTCTCTAATAGCCTTTTAAAATAGAACCTATGAAAACACATTCTCTATTGTAAATGACCAAATtgattttagtttagtttaattttgctaatttaagtttcaattgcttttttttcccctttgtgaaCCTCTACCACATTCCTACAAAATGCTTAAATGTATGAAATCTCCTCATTTACTTCTAAGCAGAAAAGGCATCTCTTAGACCCTAAAGGTTGATCGATCAAGTTTTGACTTAAGTGTGCAAATATAAGTGTCTGGGACCTAAATTGCAGAGGGGAAGAAGTCTTATAGTTCAAACCATCATCTTCTGTGTCTTGTCCAAAGGCATGTAAAGATCAGGTCCTGGACAGTGCTGCCGTTCAGTTCTGTGCCCGCAAAGTCTCTGCTGTTTCGGGAGATGCTCGCAAAGCACTCGATGTTTGCAGGTGAGTTATGGCACTGTTGgctgcttttattaaaaaaaaaaaagaaatgctgttaATTGTCTCGTGTAACTCAAGTGAATGTGGCTTAAGAGGCTCCACTCTGCCACTTTTTACGCTCAGAAAGGAGGACTTGTTTCTCAGTGGGGAGCTCTGCATTTCCACCCTGTTAATGTCTGAAACATTATCAGTCCATTACCTACAGAGGGAGAAACAAATGAGATGTTGCTGGCACTCCCTGTGGTGATTATAGATTGGTTAATTacatttgtattaaaaaagaCTCCAGTTTACTTTTCCATTAGCTGGTCTCAAGCAGGTTTATTTATGGACCTGAACCATCTTTGccttaagacttttttttccttcttttgccttTGCGAGCACCCCTTCCTCCAGTTGGTGGTCCCCCACAGTTGTACTCCagacctctctctcccttcccatcccGCAGCCCCTCCTGCTGGGGAAAGCCTCTGTGCTGACTGATgaaatttcttccttcccagtaGGGACACTGGGCCCATTAAAATGATACTTGCTGTGTTGGCCCACTGGCCCAACCTCCCCCTACTGCCATGCAGAAGATCCAGG
The DNA window shown above is from Hippopotamus amphibius kiboko isolate mHipAmp2 chromosome 17, mHipAmp2.hap2, whole genome shotgun sequence and carries:
- the CDC6 gene encoding cell division control protein 6 homolog — protein: MPQTRSQSQATISFPKKKLSQTLDKAKNSSDTKPESTNVQAIPRSPCAKILPLSPRKRLGDDNRCNTPRLPPCSPPKQSKKENGPPRSHTSKGRRLIFDNQLTAKSPSKREQARVQQNKIRPSIPKGQDITTSSEQRCPPEKESACLRLFKQEGTCYQQAKQVLTTAVPDQLPAREEEMDVIRNFLREHICGKKAGSLYLSGAPGTGKTACLSRILQDLKKELKGFKTIVLNCMSLRSAQAVFPAIAQEICQEEVSRPAGKDIMRKLENHMTAEKGPMIVLVLDEMDQLDSRGQDVLYTLFEWPWLSGSRLVLIGIANTLDLTDRILPRLQAREKCKPQLLNFPPYTKTQIATILQDRLNQACKDQVLDSAAVQFCARKVSAVSGDARKALDVCRRAIEIVESDVKSQTILKPLSECKSPSESLVPKRVGVIHISQVISEVDGNRMNLSQEGAQDSFPLQQKILVCSLLLLTRQLKIKEVTLGKLYEAYSNVCRKQQVAAVDQSECLSLSGLLEARGIFGLKKKKETRLAKVSLKIEEKEIEHALKDKALVGNILATGLP